The Terriglobus sp. RCC_193 genome contains a region encoding:
- the rlmD gene encoding 23S rRNA (uracil(1939)-C(5))-methyltransferase RlmD — MRHATQVAPEQTLLAITEAMPQRIAARCQHFGQCGGCQLQDIPYEDQLIAKQTMLLDVLHAAGIASVPAIEVHSAEPWSYRNRIRLRIHDENIGYSRRGSNVFLPIDECPIASPLLIRMALRMRALVHEGKLQWPEGVVAMELFTDSEERGVQLSMHTDAVVTEVSRNAPAQLRLLCDTVRHEFPQLLGGGLSAAAPDKTQSKRVQTTQRIEIARWGESQLTYHVAGNAYRITRNAFFQVNRFLTSEMVNVVVDHRSGRLVFDLFAGAGLFSVPLAMRFDQGTSVEIGEPAVSDLTLHLAAFEQQRVAHATVQDFLARASVTPDLVVMDPPRAGVSMPALRSLLKMLPGEIVYVSCDVGTFARDAQTLLEGGYTFAELHLLDLFPQTFHTETIAVFRRETV, encoded by the coding sequence ATGAGACACGCCACACAAGTCGCGCCAGAGCAGACGCTCCTCGCCATCACAGAGGCCATGCCGCAGCGAATCGCCGCGCGTTGTCAGCATTTTGGTCAATGCGGCGGATGTCAGTTGCAGGATATTCCTTACGAAGATCAACTCATTGCAAAGCAGACCATGTTATTGGACGTGCTACATGCGGCGGGCATCGCTTCTGTTCCTGCAATCGAAGTCCACAGTGCCGAACCGTGGTCTTACCGCAATCGGATTCGCTTGCGCATTCATGATGAGAACATCGGTTACAGCCGTCGCGGTAGCAATGTTTTTCTTCCGATCGATGAATGTCCCATCGCTTCTCCGTTGCTGATCCGCATGGCATTACGGATGCGCGCTCTTGTCCATGAAGGAAAACTTCAATGGCCAGAAGGCGTTGTTGCAATGGAACTCTTCACTGACAGTGAAGAACGCGGCGTGCAATTATCTATGCATACCGATGCAGTGGTGACAGAGGTAAGTCGCAATGCGCCCGCGCAACTTCGGCTCCTCTGCGATACAGTGCGTCATGAATTTCCTCAACTCCTTGGAGGCGGTCTCTCCGCAGCTGCACCGGACAAGACACAATCCAAACGTGTGCAGACCACGCAGCGCATTGAAATTGCTCGCTGGGGAGAGTCGCAGCTGACCTACCACGTTGCGGGGAACGCCTATCGCATTACGCGCAATGCCTTTTTTCAGGTGAATCGTTTTCTCACTTCCGAGATGGTGAATGTAGTCGTCGATCATCGTAGCGGGCGCCTTGTTTTCGATCTATTCGCAGGCGCCGGGCTTTTCTCTGTCCCTTTGGCAATGCGTTTCGATCAGGGAACCTCGGTAGAGATTGGTGAGCCAGCGGTATCCGATCTGACGTTGCATCTCGCAGCATTTGAGCAGCAGCGTGTAGCACATGCCACGGTTCAGGATTTTCTTGCGCGTGCCTCTGTTACGCCTGACCTTGTTGTGATGGATCCTCCGCGTGCCGGTGTTTCCATGCCAGCATTGCGATCACTTCTGAAGATGCTGCCAGGCGAAATCGTGTATGTATCCTGTGATGTCGGCACCTTTGCACGTGACGCACAAACGCTACTGGAAGGTGGCTATACTTTCGCAGAGTTGCATCTTCTGGACTTGTTTCCGCAGACATTCCACACAGAAACCATAGCCGTGTTTCGGCGCGAGACCGTGTGA